The window TCAAGGCGGGACGGCGCTTTACTGGAAGCGGCGGGATAGAAGTAGTTGCCAACCCTGTACGATCCGAGGACGTCATTCTGTTGTGCTGCGGGAAGATCGTCGAACTTTCCTCCAAAGCGATACTCAGCAAGATCGTCAAGGCTGCGTAGTAGTACAGATCCACCCTTAACACCTTTCAAGCGCCATACAGGTTCGTTGAAGGCCTTTACAGGACCGTTCTCACGAAAGATTCCGAGGCTACAGACGAAGCAAATCACGAGCATCAGCAAAAGCCCGACAAAGTGGCGCTGGAGCAGCTTGGATTCATCCATCTCTACCGAGAGGCTTAGCAAGGCGGCAAAGAATACGGCAAACGTCAGGACAACCGCACACCGCCTGCGAAGCTGTGAACGAAGATCGATGCCGAGGAAGCGCAATTTGTTGGGGTCTGGATTAAGCACAGCCAATCACCTCCATTGATTCCGTTGCATGAGCTGGACGAAGCTAAGCCTGCCTATTCCTTAGGTAAACCTGCTCACTTAAAGGGCGAAACGGTTCAACCGAAAAGATCGCCTCAATCGGAAGCAAGAAGAATCCGCTCATCTTGAAGGCGAGTTCGAGCGACGGAGCGTAGTCACCACGCTCCAGGAACCCGACTGTTTGCGCATTCACCCCAAGCACCCGCGCTAACTCCTGGCGACTCACTGACCGTTCCGCGCGAAGTACGGCAATGCGGTTGTACAGCATATTAGATATGCTAATACCAACCTGCTCGTTGTGTAAACAAAATGATCAGGCTTCCAAGTGAAACTCCGCGTAGGCTCGTGGGCTGGTCTTCCGATCTACGAACGCCAGCCCAAACGAGAGCGATAGCGCCAGGCCTGCCCGAAAAACTGAAAACGGATCTCACCAGTTGGCACTGCCTCAGATCGCGCTAGCATTCATCTTGGAAGTCAAGATGTTTAGGCGCTGGGAACGGGCGAGAAAACCTCCGATGGAAGAACAGAAAGAAGATGCGCATTCCAGGTCTGTCCAGACTTGATCATGGCATTGAGTTGAACCAGCAGCTTGCGCATGCACGCCACGAGTGACACTTTAGCTGGTTTGCCAGACTTGCGCAGGTGCTGATAGAAGCCGCGAATAGTTTGATTGAAGCCAATACCTGCGACAACGGACATGTACAGGAGGGCGCGCAGGTGAGCTCGGCCACCCCAGATATGACGTCTACCTTTCGACTACCGCTATCGTTGTTAAACGGAGCCACGCCAACGAGTGATGTGATCTGTTTCCGGTTCATGGTTCCAAGCTCCGGAAGTTCTGCGATCAAGCTGCTAATCAATACTGGTCCAACGCCAGGCACAGAGTTTAACAACTCTGCTTTGCGGGTCCACTCTGAATCCTTGGCGATCAGTTCCTTCAAGCGGTCGGCAACCTGCTTCAGTCGACCCTGCAAAAAACGCGCTGTCACATCGACGTCTCTTTGAGCCTCTCCGCGCAGGGACATCGCCTATTGCGCTCGGCGACGATCATCTCGACCAGCTGCCGATGGCGAGTTGCCAGCTGATGCAGATCATCCAGTTGTTGACCCTTTATAGGACGGCATAACGGCTTCACCGCTTCGGCAAAATGGGCGAGGATTTTCGCATCGATTGGATCGGTCTTCGCCAACCGACCCACAGCTCGCGCGAAATCTCGTACCTGACGTGGATTAACGACGACCACCAGCAACCCAACCTTCGCCAGTCGGAGGGCCAGTTCATATTCGTGGCCGCCTGTTGCTTCCAGGAGAATTCCTTGCGGCGAGAGCCTTTTCAACTTGCTCGTCAACGCCTTTGCACCGGCCTGGTCGTTGTTGACTGACCACGCCTCATCACCCGGCCGAAGAGCTACATCTAACCTTGTCTTGAAAACGTCAACCACCGACCCAGAGCTCATTCATCAAGTGCCTCACAACATGATGTCTGCCATCGCTCGCGCTTGCCGGATACGGGCTCGGGATTCGGCCCAGGCATTCATTCTAGCTACTAGCAGCAGGTGTGGCGACCCATAGCTAACGTCGGTCTTCAGAGACCCGCGTACGAACGATCTGCCACAAAATCAAACATACAAGCGTACGTAAATTTCCATTTCTTGAGCTGACGCCGACTTCAAGGGGGGCCTATCGAGGATGCCCTTAGAGTGCCGATTGGGGAGGTGCAGTATGCGACCACCCAGGCCCGCGATGCCATGAGGGAGGCACGCAGCCAGTCGAAGATGCAGAGCTGGAGCCGTCGCAATCATGGTCCTCATGGGGATCATCCTCGGCGTCTTCAGTTGCTACTACTTCTTCGTCCGGGACCTCAACCAGGTCAACAACAGGCTCGATACCATCCAGCAGCAAATCGCCCTACCGGCTCAGGCACCGGAGGCGAAGCCGGCGGCCGTTCCCTCAACCAAAGCCCATCATGGCCGCCATGCCGCGGCCCCGCCCAGCGCACCCTAAGCCCGAAGCAAGGCAGGCTATAGCGCCGTCTCGCCGACGCTAAGATGAATGCAAGGCTTCTAAGGCTCAACCTCTGATGCAGACAATAAGCAAGGTAAGAGCTATCTTCACCTGGTTTCTCAGGGGTGTTATCGGCTTGCTCTTCCTCGTGGTCGGCATCGAGAAGCTGACTGGGACCATGGGCACCATTCCGTTCTTCGACGCGATACGTTGGGGACAATGGTTGCGTTACGCTTCGGGAGCCGTGGACACGGTGGGCGCACTTTTGGTTTTCATCCCGCGCTTCACGTCGCTGGGGGCCTTCATGATCACCTGTAGTGTGGGTCTTGGCACCTTCCTTTGTTACACGAAGGCGGTTTTCAACCCTGCATTTCCTCTGGTGATGACGCTTCTCGCCGCAACGCTGGTCTGGCTTGGCTGGAGATCAAGAGCTGCCTGACGACGGCGTGTCTCTCCACCCAAGACAGAGGCCTCTTCATTTTCGAAAGACGGTGTTATCGGAAATCACCCCTGACAACCGGAGTTGTCATGGGTAGCGCAGAGAGGAAAGGTTTCGCTACCTAGCAGCGGTGTGTGGCCGGGATGGCGTGCTAGGGGACGAATTGGCAACAGCAAGTTTAAGCAAGATCCCGGCGTGGCTTGGGACGCTGGCTTCCTATCTCAAGCAACGTCGAATTCTGCGTAGCAATGTGGTCGACAGCACAAAGATCAACACGCAGATGAAGAACGAATCGATGGGCTTGTGGCTACGAAAGAGCAGTATGACTAGCAAAATCAATAAGACAGACAACGTGAGGTAGATAGGAAGTTCCCACCACCGCAGCCTGTTATCCCATCGACTTTTCGAAGCTAAATAATTCAGCGTCTCTTGAGGAATTCGCCCAGCATGACGCAGCTTATTTCGTTCGGTGCTGTTCATCAAAGTTGACCTCCACTGCGATTCATCGTAAACCTAGGCCAGAGATAAGCGAAAGAGTGCTGTGCGTTTGTGCTCACTGAAGCGCCCGTTCAAGCCTGGATGACTACTCTCTTAATCTAGGAAACGCCCATTTCAGAGACTCACGTCACAGCTTCCTCATGGCCTGAAAGATAGAAACTAAAGAAGAATCAGCGGATTGGACAAACTGATAGAGGAAGATCGGTAGGGTTAGCTCTGAGTTCTATTGCGAGCTTTGCACTCTTCGGTTCGGGCAGCTGAAGCGCTGGGGCTGTTCAAATGCCCTTGTAGACGAAGGAAGCAAGCGATATTTGCCGGAGCCAATTTTTCCGAGATCGAATCGACCGTCGCCATCTGCGGTGACGATTTTGACTGGCATTTGCTGCTTTGCCGAAAGATAGCTCCGAAGCTCGACTTTCGAGGTCTTCAAGGGCGCTCCAGCCTGATCAACCACCCGGCCAGAGATGCGTACGGGGATGCTCAGTTGAAGATTGGACTTAACGTGTTCAGCCTTCTCGTAAAAATTGGGGTCTGAGGTGCCAATTTGGACGACCTGACCGAGCAAAAATGGCGGGTTTATCGCAGCAATCGCGAAGATTGACAGGACGAAAAGATAACTATGCACCGGCAGAGTTATTTTCAATGTCAATGTCTAGCCTCCAACTTTGCAGCTTCCAACAGACCTAAGATCGCAGCATGATCGAAGTATTGGCCATGCAGCCACACTGCCTCAATCTGAGTCGTGTTGTGAATGTCGGCCAGCGGATCGGCACGGAGCAGGACCAGATCGGCGCTTTTGCCCGCTTCAACGCTTCCCAACTCAGACGTCCGATGCAGAAAGCGAGCAGGGTTGATCGTTGCGGTTTGCAGGGCGGCGAGCGGCGAGAGGCCTGAATCGACCATGAGTGCTAGCTCATCGTGAAGGCTGAAACCCGGTAAGCAATAGGGATTCATTGCATCCGTCCCAGCCATGAGCGGGACGCTAGCCCGGTACATGCCGCCCACAATCTTCTCGTCCACCCCGAAGACGCCTCGTGCCATTTGGTAGTCCGAGTTGTTCCAGCGCCTGATCTGCGGCTGAGTTCTCTCGTCCCATCTGCTTCTTGATTTACGACCAACGTAAACCAAGCGGGGATCTGAGGTCATCTTGGAATCGTCCAGCCTGCCCCACATGCGGTTTACCGTCAAGGTCGGAACCTGCCAGGTATAGTTCTGACGAAACTCGGCAAAGAGAGTCTGGCACTTTGCCTGATTGAAGCTGCGGTAGCCCTCAGCCTCAACCCTGAGCCGATCGAGGAAGAATCGTGCATGTTCGATTGCGGCGTTCAAGCTCTCCTGTTTGCTCGAACAGGCCAGGGCAATCCCTGTAAGGTGTTCGATCGAGCGCTGACCGGCCGCTGATGCCTCCTGTGCGGTTATGGCCTCCGGAACATGGCCTTCAAAGTCGATATGCTGCAGCTTCGCCTCATCTGCTAGGGCGAAGTAGGCGTCGCGTGGAACGCCGTCATATACCTTGATGAAATCAGCGCCGCCAGCTTTGATGTCATCGACTGTGCGGCGCGCATCCGCAGGCTTCTTAACGACGATCGAGCCGGGCCACATTGGAGAGCTGCCGTCGACGATTGCGCTTGCCAAATAAATAA is drawn from Edaphobacter lichenicola and contains these coding sequences:
- a CDS encoding IS110 family transposase, with protein sequence MSSGSVVDVFKTRLDVALRPGDEAWSVNNDQAGAKALTSKLKRLSPQGILLEATGGHEYELALRLAKVGLLVVVVNPRQVRDFARAVGRLAKTDPIDAKILAHFAEAVKPLCRPIKGQQLDDLHQLATRHRQLVEMIVAERNRRCPCAERLKETSM
- a CDS encoding carboxypeptidase-like regulatory domain-containing protein — encoded protein: MTLKITLPVHSYLFVLSIFAIAAINPPFLLGQVVQIGTSDPNFYEKAEHVKSNLQLSIPVRISGRVVDQAGAPLKTSKVELRSYLSAKQQMPVKIVTADGDGRFDLGKIGSGKYRLLPSSTRAFEQPQRFSCPNRRVQSSQ
- a CDS encoding helix-turn-helix transcriptional regulator: MSRQELARVLGVNAQTVGFLERGDYAPSLELAFKMSGFFLLPIEAIFSVEPFRPLSEQVYLRNRQA
- a CDS encoding amidohydrolase family protein, with the protein product MKRLLLTLAFSASGILAQDFSSPVTLIQHVTVINVVTGEEAKEQTVKLQGGRILSVASTEPADGASPGAVDAHGGFLIPGLWDMHVHIHETSELPLYIANGVTGVRMMAGERDTAALRVELSEKKPSPFIYLASAIVDGSSPMWPGSIVVKKPADARRTVDDIKAGGADFIKVYDGVPRDAYFALADEAKLQHIDFEGHVPEAITAQEASAAGQRSIEHLTGIALACSSKQESLNAAIEHARFFLDRLRVEAEGYRSFNQAKCQTLFAEFRQNYTWQVPTLTVNRMWGRLDDSKMTSDPRLVYVGRKSRSRWDERTQPQIRRWNNSDYQMARGVFGVDEKIVGGMYRASVPLMAGTDAMNPYCLPGFSLHDELALMVDSGLSPLAALQTATINPARFLHRTSELGSVEAGKSADLVLLRADPLADIHNTTQIEAVWLHGQYFDHAAILGLLEAAKLEARH
- a CDS encoding DoxX family membrane protein translates to MQTISKVRAIFTWFLRGVIGLLFLVVGIEKLTGTMGTIPFFDAIRWGQWLRYASGAVDTVGALLVFIPRFTSLGAFMITCSVGLGTFLCYTKAVFNPAFPLVMTLLAATLVWLGWRSRAA